In Phycisphaerae bacterium, the genomic stretch GCGCTCGGCTGCGAAGCGCCCGCGATTCTCTCCGGCCTCGCGAACTCTATCGCGGTCGAAGCGCGCCCCGACACGGAAGTCCCGTATTCCACCGTCGCGGCCATCGAAGCCACACCCGCGCTGCTCAGCGGCCTGACGCTCGCGGATGGCACACCAGCGCCGCCGCTTGCGCCCGGCGAAATCCTGCTCAATGACTGGACCGCCGCCGCACTCGCCGCGCAACCCGGCGAGACCATCCGTCTGACCTACTACGCCGTTGGCCCGCTCGGCCGCCTCGACACGCAGGCCGCCGCGTTTCGGCTGCGCGGCATCGTCCGCCTCGCCGGCGCCGCCGCGGACACCGGGTTCACCGCCGAGTACCCTGGCGTCACCGACGCCGACAGCCTCTCCGACTGGCATCCGCCGTTTCCAATTGATCTGCACAAGATCCGCCCGGCGGACGAACAATACTGGAAAGACCATCGCGCGACGCCCAAGGCGTTCATCACGCTGGCCGACGGCGTGCGCCTGTGGGCCGCCGACCACGAGCGCTTCGGCCGCGTCACATCGGTACGGCTGTATCCGGCGCCCGGCCAAACCGCTGCCGGACTAGAACCCGCGTTCGACGCCGCCCTGCGCAAGCAGCTCGATGTCGCCGCCTTGGGCCTGCGGGTCGAACCGGTGCGGGCCCGCGCCCTCGCCGCCAGCGCCGGTGCGACCGACTTCGCCAGCCTGTTCCTCGGGTTCAGTTGCTTCCTGATCGCGTCAGCGGCGATGCTCATCGCGTTGCTGTTCCGGCTGGGCGTCGAACGCCGTGCCGCCGAAATCGGCCTGTTGCTGGCACTCGGCTTCGAGCCGCGCCGCATTGCGGGCATTCTGCTCGCGCAGGGCACGGTAATTGCCGCGCTCGGCGCCGCGCTCGGCCTGTGGGCGGGCCACGGCTATGCGTGGCTACTGCTCGCCGGTCTGCGTAGCTGGTGGCTCGACGCCGTGCACACAGCGCACCTGCGGCTGCACACCACCTTAACCAGCTACGGCATCGGCTACCTTAGCAGCGTCGTCATCGCCAGCGCCGCGATTGCCCTCGCCCTGCACGGCCTGACACGCATCTCGCCGCGCGCCCTGCTGGCCGGCGGCGTGGCCCAGCCGACGATCACCACCACGCCGCGACGCGCCCGCATCCACCTCGTCCTTGCCGTGCTGCTCCTTGGCGGCGCCCTCGCGCTCATGGCCCTGTCGCTGCTGACCGAGACTGTCCCCGCCCCCACGGCGTTCTTCATCGGCGGCACGGCGCTGCTTCTGGCCGGACTGGTCGCTGTGACCGCCTGGCTACGCAGCGAACCGCACACCGCGCTGCGCCCGTCCGACCCCAGCGCTTTACTGCGTCTCGGCGTCCGCAACGCCCGCCGTCACGCGGGCCGGAGCCTCCTCACCGCCGGCCTCATCGCCGCCGCCACGTTCATCATCACCGCACTGCAGGCCATGCGTCTCGACGCGCCGGCGAACACGCAGGACCGCCGCTCCGGCACCGGTGGATTCGCCCTGCTGGCGGAGTCCGACGCCCCGCTCACGTACGACCTCAACACCGCCGCCGGCCGCGCTGCGCTGGGTATATCCGACGCCGGCCAAGCCACCCTGACCAACACGCAGGTGTTTCCGCTGCGCCTCCGCGCCGGCGACGAGACCAGTTGCCTCAATCTCTACCAGCCGCGTCAGCCACGCATCGTCGGCGCGCCCGACGCACTCCTCGACCGCAACGGCTTCACCTTCGCCGCGAGCTGCGCGCAGACCCCCGACGAGCAGCGCAATCCGTGGCTGCTCCTGCACCGTCCGCTGCCGGATGGCGTCATTCCGGCGATTGCGGACGAGGCCGCCGCGCTCTGGCAACTGCATGTCAAGCTCGGCGGCGAGCTGCACGTCCCGCGCGACCGTGGCCCCGCCGCGCGCCTGCGGCTCGTGGGTCTGCTGCGCGGCAGTATCCTGCAAGGTGAAATCATCATCGCCGAAACCGACTTCGCGCGCCTGTTCCCGACCACCGCCGGGTACAGCTACTTCCTGATCGACACGCCGCCGGAGCGCGTCGCCGATGTACGACAGACGCTGAGCCGTGAGCTCGCCGATTTCGGCCTGGAGGTCACACCGACGGCCGCCCGCCTCGCCGACCTCCGCGCTGTCCAGAACACGTACCTCTCGACGTACCAGACGCTCGGCGGGCTGGGACTGCTGCTCGGCACCGTCGGCCTGGCGGCGGTGCTGCTGCGCAACGTCTGGGAACGCCGCAGTGAGCTGGCCCTGCTGCGCGCCCTGGGCTTCGCGCGCGTGGCGCTCGGCCTGCTCGTGCTCTCCGAGAACGCGCTGCTGGTCGCGACCGGGCTGCTGATCGGCCTGCTCTCCGCCGCCGTCGTGGCCGCCCCACACGTGCTCGCGCGCACCGCTGTCATTCCCTGGGCATCTCTGCTGCTGATGTTCAGCGGCATCCTCGTCGCCGGGCTGCTCGTGGGCATCCTCGCCCTGGCGACCGCGCTCCGCGCCCCGCTGTTGCCGGCCCTGCGTTCCGAGTAACGCTCCGCACGCAGCTTCCAGCCGGGGCCGCGCCGTGTTATGCTCCCCCAACGTTCAACCCAAGGAGCGCGTGTATGTTCGGCCATGTCAGACAAATCCTGCGCATCACCATCGGCGCCACCCTCGTGCTCGCCGCCACCGCGGCCGCCGCCGACTGGCCCTGCTGGCGCGGCCCTAATCACGACGGACTGAGCCCGGAGAAGGGCTTCGAGCCCAAGTGGGACGCCGCCCCGCCCAAGGTCTGGGAAGCCGACATCGGCTCCGCCTTCAGCGGGCTGACGGTCGTCGCCGGCAAGGTCTACACCTGCGGCACGCAGAACAAGCAGCAGACGCTCTTCTGCCTCGCCGCCGACACCGGCAAGATCATCTGGCAGACGCCCATCGAGGAAGAATATCCTGAGCGCCAGGGCGGCGACGGCACCCGCGGAACGCCCGCGTTCAACGACGGCCGCGTTTATATCCAGGGCGCGCTCGGCCGCGTCCTCTGCTGCGACGCCGAAACCGGCAAGGAAATCTGGAGCCGCCAGTACGAGGCCAAGCCGCAGTGGGGCTACGCCGCCTCGGTCCTGATCGACGGCGACCTCGCGCTGGTCACCGCGGGCGGCAAGGACGGCGCGCTGGTCGCGCTCGACAAGCAGACCGGCAAGGTCGTCTGGCAGTGCGGCCGTGACCCCGTCGGTTACGCCACGCCCTACCCCTTCACCTTCGAGAACCAGCGCTACATCGTCGGCTTCATGGGCAAGGAAGTCATCATCGCCGATGCCAAGACCGGCCAGCAGGTCTGGAGCATGCCCTGGCAGACCGACTGGGATGTCAACGCCTCCACCCCGATCTACCACGACGGCCACCTGTTCCTCAGCTCCGGCTACGACCACGGCTCGATCCTGCTCAAGCTCGCCCGCGACGGCGAGCAGCTCAAGACCGAGACGGTCTGGCAGAACAAGAGCATCCGGGCCAAGTTCCAGTCGCCCGTGCTCTACGACGGCCACCTCTACGCCAGCGACGAAGTCGGCCTGTCCTGCGTCGCGTTCGCCACCGGCGAAACAAAATGGAACCAGCGCGGCGTCACCAACGGCACACTGCTGATCGCCGACGGTCACGTGCTGCTCCTGACCGAAAAGGGCGAATTGCAGATCGCGCCGGCCTCACCCAGGGCATTCGAGCCGCGCACGACAGTCCCGCTGCTCAAAGGGCGCTGCTGGACCGTTCCGACATTGTGGAACGGGCACTTCTACGCGCGCAATTTCAAGCAGGTGGCGTGCTACAAGCTGACGAAGTGACCTGGCCGCCCGCGGGACGCCGTCGCTGCTACCGTCCGTCTCCCGCCGCTTCCGACGCCGAGAGCGCCGGCGCCGCCGGCAGGTACTTGCAGATCACGTGGATCAGCGCGGCGCGATTGATCGGCTTTGCCGCGTAGTCGTCACATCCCGCGTCAAGGCATCGCTGCCGATCATCCAGCATCGCGTGTGCCGTGAGCGCGATGATCGCGCCGCGGTAGCCCAGCCGCCGGAGCATCCCCGTCGCCTCATACCCGTCCATGACGGGCATCTGCATGTCCATCAGTACAACGTCGAACGGCTGCCCCTGCTCAACGGCGTCCCGGGCCGCCCGCACCGCGCACATGCCGTTTTCGGTGACGGTGACCGTGGCGCCCGCCTGGCGCAGGAAATGACTGATCAGCCGCTGGTTGTCCGGACCGTCCTCAGCCAGCAGCACCCGGCGGTGGCCCAGCGGGTGCCCGCCGTCGGCGGCCAGGCCGTCCGGCGGCTCCGCGCGGCGGCGACCCGCTTCGCGCACGCCCGAGACCAGCTCCACCCCCGCCCGCGGATCGACCGCCAGGGTCAGGCGAAAACAACTGCCGCTGCCGAGTCGGCTACTGACGAGCGTGACATCGCCGCCCAGCCGCTGGGCCAGGCGACGACTGATCGCCAGGCCCAGGCCCGTGCCGCCATGCTGGCGGCGCGCGGTCGCGTCGACCTGCGAGAAGGGCTCGAAGAGCAGGCGCGTCTGTTCGGCGCTCAGGCCGATGCCGGTGTCGACGATGTCGAATTCGAGCCGGGCCGTATCCGCCTCGGCCAGATAGCGCACCAGCAGGTCGACCCGCCCGACCTCGGTGAACTTGATCGCGTTGCCGACCAGGTTCAGGAGAATCTGCCGCAGGCGCGTCGGGTCCGTCTGCACGGTCCTGGGGATCGGCGTGGCAAACGCGGCCCGCAGGGCAACGCCCTTCGCTTCCGCACGGACCCGCATCAGCGAGAGCACTTCCGCCACGACGTCGGCCGGCGCGCAGGCCCGCAGCTCGATCGACATCTTGCCGGCCTCGATCTTGGACAGGTCGAGAATGTCGTTGATAACCGCGAGCAGGTGCTCGCCGTTGCGCTTGATGATCGCCAGGGCCGGCGCTGCCTCCTCGCCGCCCGCCTGCTCCAGCATCACTTCCGCGAAGCCCAGGATCGCGGTCAGCGGCGTGCGAATTTCGTGGCTCATGTTCGCCAGGAACTCGCTTTTCGAGCGATTCGCCGACTCCGCCAGGTCCCGGGCCCGCTCGAGCTGCGCCTCGGCCTGCTTCCGCAGCCGGATGTCAACAAACGACTCGATTAGGTGGGGGCGCCCATTGAGTTCGCAGCGGCTGACCGACTTGAGCACCGGGACTTGTTCGCCGCTCACGGTGCGCACAACGGTTTCCATGCCCTCGACCACCTGGTCCGGCTCGGTGATCGGGCAGCGTCCCCCCGGCGCCGCACACATGAACTTGCGGCACGACAGGCCGACCACCTGCTCGCGCGGCGCGCCAAACAGCCGCAGCGCCGCGGCATTGACCTCGGTGATCGTGTGCGACTCTTCCTCCACCAGGAACACGCCGGCATGCACGGTGTCGAGGATTGACCGCAGCCGCTCCTCGCCGGCCCGCAGCGCGTCCTTGGCCTTGCGGAGCTCCACCACGTCGCGCGTCAGCAGCAGGTTGTTATAGCCCAGCATGGAGAGCTTCTGCGCCAGTACCCACAGCAGCTCGAGTGTGCGCTCGAACTGCTCCAGGGACATGTTGGAGAGCTGGTCGTACGCGGCGAGCATGGCCGCCTCGTCCGCCCCGATCTCCCGCGCGTACGCGCGAATGCGCGGCCGGTCCACCCCCATGACGTTGCTCTGCCCGATCAGCCAGTTGGCGACGTGCTTGCCCCCCACGATGATCGGCGCGCTGGCGTCGACAAAGCCGCAACTGCGGCACTTCTCGTACGTCGGCCGCATGGACTGCCGCGCCCGCTCGCCCAGCACCCGGTCCGAGGCCTCGCAGTGCTGCCGGCCCTTCGGCGTGCTGCGCACAATCTGACACACGCCGCAGAAACTGCTTGGGCTCGTGATGGGCACCCCGTTCACGTCGCTGATAATCGACGCCACGCCGCTGGCCCGCGCGAAGGCGTCCTGGATGCGCTGCAGATCCTGCACGTCGATCAGGGCGGGCAGCGTGACATTGCCCACCACGCTCTCGTTGGACGCCACGCACTGCAGCTTCACCCGCAGGCGATGCTCGGCGGCCTCGGCCGCGGCCCGGGCCTGCTCAAGTTCCGCGGCCTGTTGCTTCAGTTCGTACGCCTGGGCCTCCGCGACGTTCTTCGCCGCCATGAGGTCCCGCGTCCGCTGCCCTACCAGCTCTTCCAGCGCCAGCGCCCGCTCGAACACCCCGAAGGCCGACGCGCCCGACGTCAGGCTGCGCTCCACGCGGGTCATCAGCGCCTCGTTGATGCGCTGCAGCCGCGCCAGCTCCTGTTCAAGCTGCGCGACCTGCTCCGCCGCTGGCTCGTGTGCCGTCATGCATCGTCACCCAGGACCACGCCCGTCAGCGTCTGGTTGACGTGCAGGCCGTTGAACTGCTCACCATACGTGCTGAAGCCAAACAGCTTCAGGTTATCGACCGTCCGCCGCACCGGCCGCCGCAGGTCGCGATCCAGGATCTCCAGCCGCCGCAGAATGCAGTCGAACCCGAGCGTCACCCGGATGTTCGGCACCACCGCCTCCAGCGCCCGCCGCTGCCGGTCCAGGTCCGCCAGAATGTCCACCGGCCGCCCCAGGCGCACCACGATGCCCTCCTCGATTGCACAGAACATGGCCAGGCTGCCGTCCGGCTCCGTGCTCCGGACCGCCCGCACGTAGTGGTCCTCGCCGACCGGCAGCAGCAGCGGATTGCGCGCCGCGTGCATCGTATCAAAGCCCTCCCGCGCGATGCCCGTCTGCTCCAGGTAGAAATCCGCCGGCGGAATCCCGTTGATCTCCAGCAGCCGGCGTGTCTCCGGCTCCGCGCGCGTCACGACGTAGCGCGTGTCGCGCGGCTCGAAATGGTCGGTCTTGAAGACCGTGCACGGCAACGACGTCTGGACCAGCGTCAGCACGGCCGCGTTCGTGCGAAACTCCCCGTCGGCAAAGACGCGCGTCTCGCGCCATTGCCCCGCCTCGCCCGCCGAACCGCCCACGATCGGAACCCCGCCCAGCGCCCCGTACAGCAGCGCCGCCACGTATTCCTCCCGCGCGCACAGCCCGTCGATCAGCAGCAGGCCGAAACGCCGTGCGCTGGGCGGACACGCGCCGCCCAGCCGCTCCACCAGGCGCCGCTGGAGCTGCAGCGCGGCCGCGTTGTCGAAGCTGCGCACGTCGAGGATCGCCTCCTGCGCCACTTTCATGTCCGGCGAACCCAGGCTGGCGACGGCCAGCCCGTCCTCCACGTAGCCGTGGCCCGGCACGATCTCCCCCGCCGTGGTGCACGCCAGCACCGGGCAGTCGTACGCGGCGCGGACGCCGCGCGCGAGTTCAGCGAGATCATGTTTCGGCGAACAATACAAGAACACGCACGCCGGCGCCGCCTGCGCGATCTGGCCGCGCACCTCGGCGAGCGCCGCGCGCGAGTCGTGTGTGGCCGTCCAGGCACACTTGAAATCCAGTGCCATCGTCTCACCTGTCCAGGGGGCTCTGCGCCCGCAGCGCGCCGCGTCCACACTCGCCGTGTCGAGCCGCGCACGACCGCGTCCGCACTATTCAGGGCATCGACCAGGCGCGCGCGACTCTCCAGCCTTTTGTGCATGCATTACTGCCCCCAACGCGGCGTCCTCCGCGCCCGCGCCCCCTGCGGCCCGAATTTATCGGGCACCGCCGGCCCCACGCGTCTTCAAATCACGCGCTGTCCCGCGACCCAGACCTGCTGAGGCGCCGGGGCGCGTTCCACCAGCCACGCCGCCGGGTCAGACACGCCGCCGGCGCGGGTAAAGGCAATCAGGTCCGCTTGTTTCCCCACTTCGAGCGACCCGATCCGCGTGTGCAGCCCCAGCGCGCGGGCCGCATCCAGCGTCGCCATCCGCAGCAGCGTCTCGGCGCGCGGCGGATCCGGCGCGTTCTGCCAGACGAACCGCGCTTCCTCCAGCAGCGCCAGGTTCTCGTTGCTGGCCGCGCTGTCCGTCGCGAGCGCCACGTTGACCCCCGCACTCAGCAGGGCCCGGAACGGGTGCGGCGCGTGCCCGAAGAAGGCGTGCGACCGCGGACAGTACGCCACGCTGTACCCCGCCTGCGCAAGCCGCTCGGCGTCGCCGGGCTGCGCATAATTGAAGTGCGCCAGCAGCCCCGGTCGCGCGCCGCGCCGGCATTGCTCGAGCAACTCCACGGCCGACAGCCCCGGCGAGCGCAATTGGCCTTGCGCCAGCAGATCGCGCATGTATCCCGGCAGCGCTTGCGTGTCCCCCAGCAGAAACGCCCGCTCCTCACGCGTCTCCATCCAGTGCGTGCACCACGGCCGGCCCAGTTCCTCGGCCAACGCCACCGCCGCCGCGATCTGCTCCATCGGCACCGTGTACGGCGCGTGCGGCGAGAGACCCACCGTCAGCAGTGCGTCCTCCATCACTTCGGCCACACCCGCGCGCAGCTCCTCCGGATTGCGCGGCGGGTCGTCCGCCAGCGAGAGCAGCTCGACGTAGCACACCTTGCGAACGGGGATTGTCCGCAACACCTGCGAGTTCAGGTTGCGCCGCGTGATGTCCCCCACGCACGTGACCCCCGCCCGCAGAGATTGCCAGGCCCCGTCTTGCACGCCCTGCTGCTCGCGCTCCACCTGCCCCCGCGCGCGGCGCAGACGCACCAGCTTCGGGAACCAGTCCCACAGCGGCTCCGGCTTCAACCGCCCTGCATAACACGTCAGCTCCAGATGCGTGTGCGGATTCACCAGCCCCGGCATCAACACCGCAGCCCCCAGATCGGTCACCGCTTCGGACACGGCACCCAACTCGGCTGCGCTGCCCACCGCCACGATCCGGTCGCCCGCGACCTGCACATAGCCGTCGCGGAGCGGCGCCCCGCTGATCGGCAACACCCACGCCGCTTTGAGAATCACAGGGTCTCTTTCTGCGGCGCCCCCGTCGCCGGCGGATTGAACCACGCCCGCCAGTCCAAGCTGAGCTGCCCGGCCGTCATATACGGCGTCATCGCCGACTCGCAACTGCACATCCCGGGCGTGTGCGAGAGTACTTCACAGAACCGTTCGAGCAGGCGCGGCATGCGATCCACCGCCGCGGTCGCGCGCTGCCGCTCCACTTCCTCAGGCAGGACGCGCCCATCCTCGAACGGACGATAGTTCGTGCCGTCCTCCGCGTAGCGCCCCACGTAACACAGGCTCGCGTAGCACATCTGCAGCTCGCGCGCCAGGAACACCTCCGGCGCCAACACCTGCCCCAACAGCTCGCCGCCCTGCGCCGCGTACTTCCGCGTCTCCGCCGGCGTCTCGTGCCGCGGCCCCTCCACGCAGACGTACACGCCCCGCCCGGCGAATTCGCACTTCTCCTCTGTCAACGTCGCGATCAAGGCCTTCCGCAGGCTCGGGCAGAACACCGGCCACTGCCGCAAATGCCCAAAACCCCGATCCTGGAAAAACGTCGACGGCCGTGCCACCGTTTCGTCGACCAGGTCGTCCACCACCACGTACTCGCCGATCTTGAAGTTGTGGCTGATCGCCCGCGTCTCGCTCCACGAGATGATCGACCGCGTCCCCAGGTCCCGCAGCGCGTAGATGTTCGCCCGGTAGTTGACGAACGTCGGCGTCCGCTCGTACCCGGTTTCGCCGTGCCGCGACAGGAACAAGAACCCCCCAAACCGCGACTCACACCGGTAAATCGGCTGGGAATCCCCGAACGGCGTCGCCCGCGGCCCCAGCCGCTCCGCCATCAGCGCCCCTTCGCGCAGCAGGTTGTACGCGTCGCGTCCGCCAATACACGCCAGCGTCACCGTCATCCGCTCACTCCCGCGCTCCGCGCCACTCTCAACCCCGCGCCGCGGCCAAGCCCGAAGTGCCCCAATCAGCCTCAGCCGTCCCTGTGCCAGCCGTCGGCAGTATAAGCGCTGCGCTCGCCGGCCAACAAGCCGACGCGCGCCGCGCTCCCGGTGACGACCACACCGCCACCACGATTCCACACACGCCGTGAGACTCCC encodes the following:
- a CDS encoding amidohydrolase family protein, translating into MILKAAWVLPISGAPLRDGYVQVAGDRIVAVGSAAELGAVSEAVTDLGAAVLMPGLVNPHTHLELTCYAGRLKPEPLWDWFPKLVRLRRARGQVEREQQGVQDGAWQSLRAGVTCVGDITRRNLNSQVLRTIPVRKVCYVELLSLADDPPRNPEELRAGVAEVMEDALLTVGLSPHAPYTVPMEQIAAAVALAEELGRPWCTHWMETREERAFLLGDTQALPGYMRDLLAQGQLRSPGLSAVELLEQCRRGARPGLLAHFNYAQPGDAERLAQAGYSVAYCPRSHAFFGHAPHPFRALLSAGVNVALATDSAASNENLALLEEARFVWQNAPDPPRAETLLRMATLDAARALGLHTRIGSLEVGKQADLIAFTRAGGVSDPAAWLVERAPAPQQVWVAGQRVI
- a CDS encoding MTAP family purine nucleoside phosphorylase, producing the protein MTVTLACIGGRDAYNLLREGALMAERLGPRATPFGDSQPIYRCESRFGGFLFLSRHGETGYERTPTFVNYRANIYALRDLGTRSIISWSETRAISHNFKIGEYVVVDDLVDETVARPSTFFQDRGFGHLRQWPVFCPSLRKALIATLTEEKCEFAGRGVYVCVEGPRHETPAETRKYAAQGGELLGQVLAPEVFLARELQMCYASLCYVGRYAEDGTNYRPFEDGRVLPEEVERQRATAAVDRMPRLLERFCEVLSHTPGMCSCESAMTPYMTAGQLSLDWRAWFNPPATGAPQKETL
- a CDS encoding ABC transporter permease, coding for MDLLTFQRRSLVHHWRAQLAVLLGVAAATAALSGALFVGDSMRGSLRDMALERLGRVTHAVQTPTTIRAALADEIAQAPEAGTVVPVTLLTGSARHAATRAAVHRVAILGIDDRFWQLDQTPLPPGGTAGWGPSGSGLAVLLNQPLADDLGAQPGDDLLLRVARPALISPELLLGQRADTTLALRLTVQAIIPAAGSGVFALQPRQTLPRNAFVPLATLQRALGQPERVNTLLVAAPALEASDEAHLTQLLARHATLTDLNLRLRANPNRGYVAVESDTLLLPPIVEDATRAAARALGCEAPAILSGLANSIAVEARPDTEVPYSTVAAIEATPALLSGLTLADGTPAPPLAPGEILLNDWTAAALAAQPGETIRLTYYAVGPLGRLDTQAAAFRLRGIVRLAGAAADTGFTAEYPGVTDADSLSDWHPPFPIDLHKIRPADEQYWKDHRATPKAFITLADGVRLWAADHERFGRVTSVRLYPAPGQTAAGLEPAFDAALRKQLDVAALGLRVEPVRARALAASAGATDFASLFLGFSCFLIASAAMLIALLFRLGVERRAAEIGLLLALGFEPRRIAGILLAQGTVIAALGAALGLWAGHGYAWLLLAGLRSWWLDAVHTAHLRLHTTLTSYGIGYLSSVVIASAAIALALHGLTRISPRALLAGGVAQPTITTTPRRARIHLVLAVLLLGGALALMALSLLTETVPAPTAFFIGGTALLLAGLVAVTAWLRSEPHTALRPSDPSALLRLGVRNARRHAGRSLLTAGLIAAATFIITALQAMRLDAPANTQDRRSGTGGFALLAESDAPLTYDLNTAAGRAALGISDAGQATLTNTQVFPLRLRAGDETSCLNLYQPRQPRIVGAPDALLDRNGFTFAASCAQTPDEQRNPWLLLHRPLPDGVIPAIADEAAALWQLHVKLGGELHVPRDRGPAARLRLVGLLRGSILQGEIIIAETDFARLFPTTAGYSYFLIDTPPERVADVRQTLSRELADFGLEVTPTAARLADLRAVQNTYLSTYQTLGGLGLLLGTVGLAAVLLRNVWERRSELALLRALGFARVALGLLVLSENALLVATGLLIGLLSAAVVAAPHVLARTAVIPWASLLLMFSGILVAGLLVGILALATALRAPLLPALRSE
- a CDS encoding PocR ligand-binding domain-containing protein; this translates as MTAHEPAAEQVAQLEQELARLQRINEALMTRVERSLTSGASAFGVFERALALEELVGQRTRDLMAAKNVAEAQAYELKQQAAELEQARAAAEAAEHRLRVKLQCVASNESVVGNVTLPALIDVQDLQRIQDAFARASGVASIISDVNGVPITSPSSFCGVCQIVRSTPKGRQHCEASDRVLGERARQSMRPTYEKCRSCGFVDASAPIIVGGKHVANWLIGQSNVMGVDRPRIRAYAREIGADEAAMLAAYDQLSNMSLEQFERTLELLWVLAQKLSMLGYNNLLLTRDVVELRKAKDALRAGEERLRSILDTVHAGVFLVEEESHTITEVNAAALRLFGAPREQVVGLSCRKFMCAAPGGRCPITEPDQVVEGMETVVRTVSGEQVPVLKSVSRCELNGRPHLIESFVDIRLRKQAEAQLERARDLAESANRSKSEFLANMSHEIRTPLTAILGFAEVMLEQAGGEEAAPALAIIKRNGEHLLAVINDILDLSKIEAGKMSIELRACAPADVVAEVLSLMRVRAEAKGVALRAAFATPIPRTVQTDPTRLRQILLNLVGNAIKFTEVGRVDLLVRYLAEADTARLEFDIVDTGIGLSAEQTRLLFEPFSQVDATARRQHGGTGLGLAISRRLAQRLGGDVTLVSSRLGSGSCFRLTLAVDPRAGVELVSGVREAGRRRAEPPDGLAADGGHPLGHRRVLLAEDGPDNQRLISHFLRQAGATVTVTENGMCAVRAARDAVEQGQPFDVVLMDMQMPVMDGYEATGMLRRLGYRGAIIALTAHAMLDDRQRCLDAGCDDYAAKPINRAALIHVICKYLPAAPALSASEAAGDGR
- a CDS encoding PQQ-binding-like beta-propeller repeat protein; translation: MFGHVRQILRITIGATLVLAATAAAADWPCWRGPNHDGLSPEKGFEPKWDAAPPKVWEADIGSAFSGLTVVAGKVYTCGTQNKQQTLFCLAADTGKIIWQTPIEEEYPERQGGDGTRGTPAFNDGRVYIQGALGRVLCCDAETGKEIWSRQYEAKPQWGYAASVLIDGDLALVTAGGKDGALVALDKQTGKVVWQCGRDPVGYATPYPFTFENQRYIVGFMGKEVIIADAKTGQQVWSMPWQTDWDVNASTPIYHDGHLFLSSGYDHGSILLKLARDGEQLKTETVWQNKSIRAKFQSPVLYDGHLYASDEVGLSCVAFATGETKWNQRGVTNGTLLIADGHVLLLTEKGELQIAPASPRAFEPRTTVPLLKGRCWTVPTLWNGHFYARNFKQVACYKLTK
- a CDS encoding FIST C-terminal domain-containing protein is translated as MALDFKCAWTATHDSRAALAEVRGQIAQAAPACVFLYCSPKHDLAELARGVRAAYDCPVLACTTAGEIVPGHGYVEDGLAVASLGSPDMKVAQEAILDVRSFDNAAALQLQRRLVERLGGACPPSARRFGLLLIDGLCAREEYVAALLYGALGGVPIVGGSAGEAGQWRETRVFADGEFRTNAAVLTLVQTSLPCTVFKTDHFEPRDTRYVVTRAEPETRRLLEINGIPPADFYLEQTGIAREGFDTMHAARNPLLLPVGEDHYVRAVRSTEPDGSLAMFCAIEEGIVVRLGRPVDILADLDRQRRALEAVVPNIRVTLGFDCILRRLEILDRDLRRPVRRTVDNLKLFGFSTYGEQFNGLHVNQTLTGVVLGDDA